GCCTCGCTCATCATGGGATTCCCGATGTTCTTCGACGCGGGACTCATCGTGATGCTCCCGGTGATCTTCGCCGTCGGACGACGCATCGGCGGCAAGCACATGCTCCTGTACGGCATCAGTGCCGCCGCCGCGTTCTCGGTCATGCACGTCTTCGTGCCGCCGCACCCCGGCCCCATCACGGCCAGCGAGACGTACGGGGCCAATCTCGGGCTCGTCCTCCTCATCGGTATCGTCGTCGCGCTGCCGACGTGGTACCTCACCGGCTACCTGTGGGCGAAGTTCACCGACAAGCGCATCCCGCTTGCGATCGTCGACCTCTTCGGCGGCCGCGACGTCGAGCCCACTAACCCGCCGAAGGCCGGCACCGTCATCGGGGTGCTCGCGATCCCGCTCGTGCTGATCCTGCTCAACACGGGCATGTCCGCGCTCGTGTCCGCCGGGGCCGTGGACGGCGCGCTCGTCTGGGTGCAGGCGCTGCGCCTGATCGGCACCAGTCAGATCGCCCTGCTCATCTCCGTGCTCGTAGCCCTGTTCGTGCTGGGCACCCGCCGCGGCGTGCACGGCACGGCGCTGGAGAAGATCGTCGACTCCGCCCTCGGGCCGATCTGCTCCGTCGTGCTCATCACGGGCGCCGGTGGCATGTTCGGCGGCGTGCTGCGGGCGTCGGGCATCGGCTCGGCGCTCTCGGACTCGCTGTCCTCGATCGGCATTCCGGTGATCTTCGCCGCCTACCTCATCGCGGTCGTCCTGCGCGTCGCACAGGGCTCGGCCACGGTGGCCCTGGTCACGGCGGCGGGCCTGGTCTCGCCCGCGGTGCTCGCAGCCGGCTTCAGCCCCCTGCAGGTGGCGTGCGTCGTTCTCGCCACCGCCGCCGGCTCCGTGTTCGCCGGGCATGTCAACGACTCCGGCTTCTGGCTGGTCGGTCGCCTCATGGGCATGGACGTGAAGACCACGCTGAAGACATGGACGGTTCAGCAGGCCCTCGAGTCGGTCGTCGGCTTCGCCTTCGTGCTCATCATCTTCGGGGCGGTGTCCCTTGTCTGATCTGTTCGACCTCAGCGGGCGTACCGCCCTCGTCACCGGATCTTCGCGGGGGCTCGGACAGAGCCTGGCGGCGGGCCTGGTCGATGCGGGCGCGCGCGTGATCGTCCATGGGCGCAGCCGCGAGGGTGTCGCCGACAGTGCCGCCCTGCTGGCCGATCGGACGGGCGTGCGCGTCGAGACCGTCGTCTTCGATGTGACGGATGCCGCGGCCGTCGAGGCCGCGATCGCCGAGCTCGTCGCGCGCGTGGGCGTTCCCGACATCCTCGTCAACAACGCCGGCATCCAGCGTCGAGCGCCGTTCGCCGAGTTCTCGGTCGCGGACTGGGACCAGGTGATCGCCACCAACCTGTCCAGCGCGTTCTACGTGTCGCGCTTCGTCGTGCCGGGGATGATCGCGCGCGGCTCGGGGAAGATCATCAACATCGCGTCGGTGCAGTCCGCGCTCGCGCGGCAGACGATCGCCCCCTACTCGGCGAGCAAGGGCGGCATCGCGCAGCTGTCGCGCGGCATGGCTGCCGATCTGGCGCGCCACGGCATCCAGGTGAACACGCTCTCGCCCGGCTACTTCGCCACCGAGATGAACGCTGCCCTCGTCGCCGACGAGGACTTCACCGCCTGGGTCGTCCAGCGCACCCCGGCTGGTCGGTGGGGGCGGGTCGAGGAGCTGCGCGGCCCCCTGACCTTCCTCGCCTCGGCGGCGAGCGACTTCGTGAGCGGACAGAACCTGTTCGTCGACGGCGGCATGACCGCGGTCGTGTGATCGAGAGGAGCAACCATGGATGCGGTCGTGATCAGAGGACGCCAGAACGTGGCGGTCGAGAAGCTCGGCGTGCCGCCGTGCGCCCCCGGGCAGGTACGGCTGCGAGTCGGCTACGTCGGCATCTGCGGCTCTGACCTGCACTACTACTTCGACGGCGCGAACGGGGCGTTCGTGGTCACCGAGCCTCTCATCCCGGGGCACGAACTCGCCGGCTGGATCGACGACGATCCCTCCGGCACCTGGGCGCCGGGCACGCCCGTCACGGTGCACCCGGCGCGCTTCGGGAGCTGCGTGCCCGCCATCGCTGAGGCGCCGCACCTGTGGCCCGGGGGTTCGTACCTCGGCAGCGCCTCGACGACGCCGCATACGCAGGGGGCGATGGCAGATCGCCTCGTCGTCGACGCGGCGATGGTGCGGGTACTGCCCGACTCCCTGTCGGTGCGGCGTGCGACGCTGGCGGAGCCGCTGGCCGTGGCCCTGCATGGCGTCGGTCGCTCCGGGAGTGTCGACGGCGCGCGGGTGCTGGTGTGCGGCGCCGGTCCGATCGGGCTTCTCGCCGTCGTCGCCGCGCAGGCCCGCGGCGCTGCCGTCGTCGACGTCAGCGATCTGCTGCCCGAGGCGTTGGAGCGCGCGGCTGCGCTCGGCGCCGATCGCACGTGGCGCGCGGGAAGCGATGAGGTGCCCGGCGAGGCCTACGACGTGGTGCTGGAGTGCTCGGGCGCGGCGGCCGCCGTCAGCACCGCCCTCTCCGCGGTGCGTCGGCGCGGCGTCGTCGTGCAGATCGGCATGCTGCCGAACGAGCCCCGTCCGATCAACCTCGCCCCCTTGGTCGCCAAGGAGGCGACGCTCACCGGCGCGTTCCGCTTTCTCGACGAGATGGAGGAGGCGATCGCTCTCCTGGACGCGCAGCCCGCCGTGGAGAGCGTCATCACCCACGAGTTCGCGCCCGCCGACGCCGTCACGGCGTTCGAGACCGCTCGTGACTCGGCATCCAGCGCCAAGGTGATCGTGGCCATGGCGTCCGCGCGAGAGGCGGAGCAGTGAGCATGCCCTCCCGTGCGCCGCGCATCGTCGTGATGGGCCCGAGTGGCTCGGGCAAGACCGCCGTCGGGGCCGCGCTCGCCGTCGACTTCGGCGTCGACTTCGTGGATGCCGACGACCTGCACCCCGCGCAGAACGTCGCCAAGATGGAGTCGGGCGTGCCGCTGGACGATGACGACCGACGGCCCTGGCTCGACGTCGTCGGACGGCGCCTGGCGTCTTCACCGGGGCTGGTCATGGCCTGTTCCGCTCTCGCCCGTCGCTATCGCGATCGCATCCGCGAGGCCGCACCCGACACGCGGTTCGTCGAACTCGTCGTCTCGCGTGCCGAGCTCGACCGTCGGATGCGTTCGCGCCAGCATTTCATGCCGGTCGCCCTCCTGGAGTCGCAGTTGGCGACGCTCGAGCATCTCGGTGCCGACGAGGACGGGGTCGCCGTCGAGAACATCGGGGGCATCATCGAGGTCGCCGCCCGCGCGCGCGCCGCTCTGGATCAGGCCGAGCGCCGATAGGCAGACGGGCGGCGACGAGAAGGCGGGGTACGCTCGCATCGCGGGGCGCAGTCGCCGGTCCCCGCGGCAGCGGAGGTGAAGATGGCGCGGGTCGTGTTGATGGGGTCGTCGGATGCCGCGGTCGAGCTCACCGGAGCGGCGCTCGCCGCGCGACTGCGCGCCCGCTACATCGACGGCGACGAGTTGCGCCCGCCCGCCCGCCGGCGTCGCCGCCGCGCTGAGACGACGCCCGCAGCGTCCGATGCCGAGATCTGGTTGGACGCGCTGCGCCTCGTTCTCGTGGAGGCGGCGACCGTCGTGGTGAGCACGGGACCGCTCACGCGCGCGGCGCGTGATGCCGTCCGCGCGCGCGTGCGCGACGTCGTCTTCGTCGAGCTGGTCGGCCGCGAGAGTGTCGGCGAGCCGCTCACGCAGGACGAGGCGGGATTCCGCGTGGCCGCGGGGGCCGATCTGCAGATCGTCGTCGATCGGGTCGCCGATCTGCTGACGGGGCGCTGACATCCACGACACTCGCGGATGCGGGCGACGGGATCAGTCCTTGCGGTAGCCCGAGCGCCCGAGCGTGAAGAGGGCGCCGACGACGGCGACGGTCGCTCCCACCGACATCAGTCCGATGATCCACAGGAGTGCGTGCGACATCCAGCCGTAGTCCATGGGTTCCTCCGGAGTGAGAGACGGGTGGGCGCGGGCTCGGCCGCGCGAGGGCACCCGTGCGGGCACCGTCTCCATCGTAGCGGCGTCGCTGGTAGAGTGGAGTCCTCCCTCGGCGAGGGATGCCGTGTGTTCGCGTATCGGCATCCGTGATCGACGCGGTGATGCGGGCCCACGCGGCGCGGACGGACAGTCCGGGCGGGCTCTCCTCACGTGACCACGTTCGAGTCGAGACCCAGACCCAGACCAGGGCGAGAAGCCCGCAAGGAGAATCATCATGTCGACCGAGACCGACACCAAGGTCATCGCCGAGGTTCGCGAGAACTTCGGCAAGGGCTTCGCCCGCCGTCTGCGCGCCGCAGGCAAGATCCCCGCCGTCATCTACGGCCACGGCACCGACCCGGTGCACGTCGCGCTGCCCGGCCACCAGGTCGCGCTGCTCGTGCGTCGTGCCAACGCCGTCCTCGAGCTCGAGATCTCCGGTGCGCAGCAGCTCACCCTCGTGAAGGACGTCCAGAAGGACCCGGTGCGCCAGATCATCGAGCACATCGACCTCCTCGTCGTGAAGAAGGGTGAGAAGGTCCAGGTCGACGTCCCCGTCGTCGTCGTCGGCGAGCCCTTCGCGGGCACCATCGCCAACCTCGACAACGCGACCGTGTCGCTCGAGGTCGAGGCCACGCACATCCCCGAGAACGTCGAGGTCGACGTCGAGGGCCTCGAGGACGGCACGCACATCACCGCGGCCGACCTGAAGCTCCCGCGCGGCGCCGCGCTGGTCACCGACGCCGAGACGCTCATCGTGGCGATCTCGGTGCCGGCGGCGACGATCGCCGAGGTCGACGAGATCGAGGCGGCCGACGAGGCCGTCGCCGAGGAGCAGTCGGAAGAGGCTGCCGAGTAATCGACGCATCATGAACGAAGCCCGTCGCCGCCGATACTGGTGGGGCGGGCTTCGTCGTGGATCGACCGGTGAGGACATGAGCATGGCCGAGACATGGCTGGTGGTGGGGCTGGGAAACCCCGGCGTCCGCTACGAGAGCACCCGTCACAACGTGGGGCAGATGGTGATCGCCGAGCTCGCCTCTCGGCGGGGCGAGACGCTGCGTGCGCACAAGGCGAACGCGCGCGTCGCGGAGAGCTGGCTGCGTCCGGGTGGGGCGAAGCTCGTGCTCGCCACCCCCAATTCGTACATGAACGTGTCGGGCGGGCCGGTTTCGCAGCTCGCGCGCTTCTATGACGTTCCCGCCGACCGCGTCGTGCTCGTCCACGACGAGCTCGACATCCCGTTCGACACCATCAAGCTCAAGACCGGCGGTGGACACGGCGGCCACAACGGCATCCGCGATGTCGCCAAAGCACTGGGTACCCCCGACTTCCCGCGCGTGCGGGTCGGTATCGGTCGTCCTCCGGGACGCCAGGATCCGGCGGACTGGGTGCTCGATCCGTTCTCTTCGGCCGAGCGGGCCGCGTTGCCGGTGCTGGTGTCGGAGGCTGCCGACGC
The sequence above is a segment of the Microbacterium sp. PM5 genome. Coding sequences within it:
- a CDS encoding 50S ribosomal protein L25/general stress protein Ctc, with amino-acid sequence MSTETDTKVIAEVRENFGKGFARRLRAAGKIPAVIYGHGTDPVHVALPGHQVALLVRRANAVLELEISGAQQLTLVKDVQKDPVRQIIEHIDLLVVKKGEKVQVDVPVVVVGEPFAGTIANLDNATVSLEVEATHIPENVEVDVEGLEDGTHITAADLKLPRGAALVTDAETLIVAISVPAATIAEVDEIEAADEAVAEEQSEEAAE
- a CDS encoding SDR family oxidoreductase — translated: MSDLFDLSGRTALVTGSSRGLGQSLAAGLVDAGARVIVHGRSREGVADSAALLADRTGVRVETVVFDVTDAAAVEAAIAELVARVGVPDILVNNAGIQRRAPFAEFSVADWDQVIATNLSSAFYVSRFVVPGMIARGSGKIINIASVQSALARQTIAPYSASKGGIAQLSRGMAADLARHGIQVNTLSPGYFATEMNAALVADEDFTAWVVQRTPAGRWGRVEELRGPLTFLASAASDFVSGQNLFVDGGMTAVV
- a CDS encoding shikimate kinase, which produces MARVVLMGSSDAAVELTGAALAARLRARYIDGDELRPPARRRRRRAETTPAASDAEIWLDALRLVLVEAATVVVSTGPLTRAARDAVRARVRDVVFVELVGRESVGEPLTQDEAGFRVAAGADLQIVVDRVADLLTGR
- a CDS encoding zinc-binding dehydrogenase yields the protein MDAVVIRGRQNVAVEKLGVPPCAPGQVRLRVGYVGICGSDLHYYFDGANGAFVVTEPLIPGHELAGWIDDDPSGTWAPGTPVTVHPARFGSCVPAIAEAPHLWPGGSYLGSASTTPHTQGAMADRLVVDAAMVRVLPDSLSVRRATLAEPLAVALHGVGRSGSVDGARVLVCGAGPIGLLAVVAAQARGAAVVDVSDLLPEALERAAALGADRTWRAGSDEVPGEAYDVVLECSGAAAAVSTALSAVRRRGVVVQIGMLPNEPRPINLAPLVAKEATLTGAFRFLDEMEEAIALLDAQPAVESVITHEFAPADAVTAFETARDSASSAKVIVAMASAREAEQ
- the pth gene encoding aminoacyl-tRNA hydrolase, translating into MAETWLVVGLGNPGVRYESTRHNVGQMVIAELASRRGETLRAHKANARVAESWLRPGGAKLVLATPNSYMNVSGGPVSQLARFYDVPADRVVLVHDELDIPFDTIKLKTGGGHGGHNGIRDVAKALGTPDFPRVRVGIGRPPGRQDPADWVLDPFSSAERAALPVLVSEAADAVELLVEEGLLAAQQKHHAPRA
- a CDS encoding GntP family permease; this translates as MQDWTQTLGAVPLLLIAAGAIALILILIIWARMHAFLVLVLVSLLTALATGIPIDGVGKVLIDSFSGTVGAVALLVGLGAMLGALVETSGGARVLAEKMVSVFGEKRAAFALGVASLIMGFPMFFDAGLIVMLPVIFAVGRRIGGKHMLLYGISAAAAFSVMHVFVPPHPGPITASETYGANLGLVLLIGIVVALPTWYLTGYLWAKFTDKRIPLAIVDLFGGRDVEPTNPPKAGTVIGVLAIPLVLILLNTGMSALVSAGAVDGALVWVQALRLIGTSQIALLISVLVALFVLGTRRGVHGTALEKIVDSALGPICSVVLITGAGGMFGGVLRASGIGSALSDSLSSIGIPVIFAAYLIAVVLRVAQGSATVALVTAAGLVSPAVLAAGFSPLQVACVVLATAAGSVFAGHVNDSGFWLVGRLMGMDVKTTLKTWTVQQALESVVGFAFVLIIFGAVSLV
- a CDS encoding gluconokinase, with amino-acid sequence MPSRAPRIVVMGPSGSGKTAVGAALAVDFGVDFVDADDLHPAQNVAKMESGVPLDDDDRRPWLDVVGRRLASSPGLVMACSALARRYRDRIREAAPDTRFVELVVSRAELDRRMRSRQHFMPVALLESQLATLEHLGADEDGVAVENIGGIIEVAARARAALDQAERR